One region of Mucilaginibacter gotjawali genomic DNA includes:
- a CDS encoding putative quinol monooxygenase, with amino-acid sequence MVKLALLARLEAKPGKEQEVADFIKSALPLAEQEPATVGWYALQLGPSTFGVFDTFETEEGREAHLGGEIARALMAKAPELLALPPIIEKVDLLAVK; translated from the coding sequence ATGGTAAAACTAGCATTACTGGCCAGGCTGGAAGCCAAGCCAGGAAAAGAACAGGAAGTTGCAGACTTTATTAAAAGCGCACTGCCGCTTGCAGAACAGGAGCCCGCGACCGTGGGCTGGTACGCCCTGCAGTTAGGTCCGTCTACCTTTGGGGTCTTTGACACCTTTGAAACCGAGGAAGGCCGCGAGGCACATTTAGGCGGTGAGATCGCCAGGGCTTTAATGGCCAAAGCTCCTGAATTATTGGCCCTGCCGCCAATTATTGAAAAGGTTGACCTGCTGGCGGTAAAATAA
- the msrA gene encoding peptide-methionine (S)-S-oxide reductase MsrA: MKALKIIIAGLLLVTTYVNAQTSNDEQGFARLPEPKKGEKVATFAGGCFWSLSEGLSELNGVNKVVAGYAGGTVKNPSYEQVCTKTTGHAETVQVYYNPEVISYATLAEAFFYAHDPTTPDRQGPDEGPDYRSVAFYRNPEEKQVLEQVIARINKAHHYSNPIVTKVQPFKILYPAENYHQGYFRLHGDNPYIQQVSLPKVLKLRKAMGSQLKPEFRNS, translated from the coding sequence ATGAAAGCATTAAAAATAATAATAGCAGGATTGTTGCTTGTTACCACTTATGTGAACGCGCAAACCAGCAATGATGAACAGGGATTTGCACGTCTCCCCGAGCCAAAAAAGGGTGAAAAAGTAGCCACGTTTGCAGGGGGATGTTTTTGGAGCTTATCCGAAGGCCTGTCCGAACTCAACGGCGTTAATAAAGTGGTTGCTGGCTATGCCGGCGGTACAGTGAAAAACCCTTCCTACGAACAGGTTTGCACCAAAACGACCGGCCATGCGGAAACTGTGCAAGTGTATTATAACCCGGAAGTAATTAGCTATGCAACCTTAGCGGAAGCCTTCTTTTATGCCCATGACCCGACAACCCCGGACCGGCAGGGACCTGATGAAGGACCAGACTATCGATCAGTCGCATTTTATCGTAACCCGGAGGAAAAGCAGGTGCTGGAGCAGGTAATTGCCAGGATAAACAAGGCGCATCATTATTCTAATCCGATTGTAACCAAAGTTCAGCCGTTCAAAATACTGTACCCGGCAGAGAATTATCACCAGGGATATTTCCGGCTGCATGGCGACAATCCTTATATCCAGCAGGTATCCCTCCCTAAAGTTTTGAAACTACGTAAAGCCATGGGCAGCCAGCTAAAGCCCGAATTCAGGAATAGCTGA
- a CDS encoding alpha/beta fold hydrolase has protein sequence MIKIRYLSLFLCVIFVVSASCRYLRIPDKKARSEFSRQDLFPHFMYMSVDHVNLHYVKVGSDTLPTLFFIHGSPGSWKGYRRYLMDTDLLKHFRIIAIDRPGFGYSNAGHAYHLSDQARLIYGIVQKEYNGKPLHLIGHSLGGPIVVKLAQDHPEAYASVTSLAGSISPYDEPKEKWRAIFVHNPLQYLLPGPFRVCNTEIWYFKKDLFEMDTCYYKMTMPVTFIHGDQDNLVTVKNVAYGTQKLSFNQHVTVILIPGANHHIPWEHYDIIKKHLLTLTTKQ, from the coding sequence ATGATAAAAATACGGTACTTATCCCTATTCCTCTGCGTCATATTTGTTGTTTCCGCATCCTGCCGTTACCTGCGAATACCGGATAAAAAGGCCAGGTCTGAATTTTCCCGTCAGGATCTTTTTCCGCATTTTATGTATATGTCTGTTGACCATGTCAACCTACATTATGTGAAGGTGGGCAGCGACACCCTGCCCACATTATTCTTTATTCACGGATCACCCGGCAGCTGGAAGGGTTACCGGAGATACCTGATGGATACCGATCTGCTGAAACATTTCCGGATCATAGCCATTGACCGACCCGGTTTTGGTTACAGCAACGCCGGGCATGCCTATCACCTTTCCGATCAGGCGAGGTTAATTTACGGTATTGTCCAAAAGGAATACAACGGCAAGCCATTGCATCTGATCGGCCATAGCCTTGGCGGACCAATAGTAGTAAAGCTGGCTCAGGATCATCCGGAAGCCTACGCTTCGGTGACGTCGTTAGCCGGGTCGATCTCACCCTATGACGAGCCGAAGGAAAAATGGCGCGCTATTTTCGTACATAATCCGCTGCAATACCTCCTGCCCGGGCCGTTCAGGGTTTGTAATACGGAGATCTGGTATTTTAAGAAGGACCTTTTTGAGATGGACACCTGCTACTACAAAATGACTATGCCGGTTACCTTTATACATGGTGATCAGGACAATCTGGTAACCGTTAAAAACGTTGCTTACGGCACTCAGAAATTATCTTTTAATCAGCATGTTACAGTGATTCTTATTCCGGGCGCAAACCACCACATTCCCTGGGAGCATTACGATATTATTAAGAAGCACCTCCTGACTTTAACCACAAAACAATAA
- the msrB gene encoding peptide-methionine (R)-S-oxide reductase MsrB, whose translation MKKLNLMIIPLLLLALNACSQSPSSAGSSEDTKLYPAAKPNSYWKKVLSPEAYEILVNKGTETPYKNPYWNNHQKGVYVSAATGKPLFSSDAKFESGTGWPSFFKPLDPKAIKIVKDYSYGEVREEVVEASTGLHLGHVFDDGPAPTGKRYCMDSYAFKFIPAK comes from the coding sequence ATGAAAAAACTAAATTTAATGATCATTCCTCTTTTGCTGCTGGCATTGAATGCCTGCAGTCAAAGCCCCTCTTCAGCGGGCAGTTCTGAAGATACGAAATTATACCCTGCTGCCAAGCCCAACAGCTACTGGAAGAAAGTGCTTTCTCCTGAAGCCTATGAGATACTGGTTAACAAGGGTACAGAAACACCATATAAAAACCCCTATTGGAACAACCATCAGAAAGGCGTATATGTGAGCGCGGCAACCGGCAAGCCGCTGTTCAGTTCTGATGCTAAATTTGAATCTGGTACAGGTTGGCCGAGTTTCTTTAAACCGCTTGACCCGAAGGCCATTAAAATTGTAAAGGATTATTCCTATGGCGAAGTCCGGGAGGAAGTAGTGGAAGCCAGTACCGGTTTGCATTTGGGTCATGTCTTTGATGACGGGCCGGCTCCAACCGGGAAACGTTATTGCATGGATTCTTATGCCTTTAAATTTATTCCCGCCAAATAA